A genome region from Mycolicibacterium litorale includes the following:
- a CDS encoding SRPBCC family protein, whose product MPIHADDGRRWVEMEYLVPGTPEQVWHAMATGPGMTGWFTPTAVEEREGGELHFDFGGGLAQQGVVTGWDPPRRLTYEERDWSSTGSPGPLATEITITSRSGDRCVVRMVHSLFTDSDDWNDELEGFEGGWRIFFEVLRVYLREFAGQPAATVRTMAECPAGVDDGWSRLASGLALAGTDVGQRCESRDGAPPLAGVVELIHQTREGRDVMLKVDRPGPGIAVIGAYAMGDAARTMVCLYLYGEDAAENASAHEQAWSQWLHRTVGRDPIVSER is encoded by the coding sequence ATGCCGATACACGCAGACGACGGCCGACGCTGGGTCGAGATGGAGTACCTCGTCCCTGGCACACCGGAGCAGGTGTGGCACGCGATGGCCACCGGACCCGGTATGACCGGCTGGTTCACTCCCACCGCCGTCGAGGAACGAGAAGGCGGGGAACTGCACTTCGATTTCGGCGGCGGCCTCGCACAGCAAGGCGTCGTGACCGGGTGGGATCCGCCGCGCCGACTCACCTATGAGGAGCGGGACTGGAGCAGCACCGGGTCACCGGGACCGTTGGCCACCGAGATCACGATCACCAGTCGCAGCGGCGACCGGTGCGTGGTGCGGATGGTGCACAGCCTGTTCACCGACTCAGACGACTGGAATGACGAACTCGAGGGTTTCGAGGGCGGCTGGCGCATCTTCTTCGAAGTGCTGCGGGTCTATCTGCGCGAGTTCGCGGGACAACCGGCCGCGACCGTGCGAACCATGGCCGAATGCCCGGCCGGTGTGGACGACGGATGGTCCCGTCTCGCCTCGGGACTGGCTCTCGCAGGCACCGACGTCGGGCAGCGATGCGAATCCCGCGACGGCGCACCACCGTTGGCCGGCGTGGTGGAGCTGATCCACCAGACCCGCGAAGGTCGCGACGTGATGCTGAAGGTCGACCGGCCGGGCCCCGGAATCGCGGTGATCGGTGCGTACGCGATGGGTGACGCGGCGCGGACGATGGTGTGTCTCTACCTCTACGGCGAGGACGCCGCCGAGAATGCTTCGGCTCACGAGCAGGCGTGGTCGCAGTGGTTGCACCGCACGGTGGGTCGCGACCCGATCGTGTCCGAACGTTGA
- a CDS encoding FAD-dependent oxidoreductase, with the protein MTSLWLADRPAQALPPNPLDESNRTADVVVVGAGITGLITAVLLARAGRDVMVLEAYRPGAGATGNTTAKISLLQGSKMSKIVGRHGKGVAQRYVEGNLEGQEWLIQHCEAHGISVQREDAFTYAQSARGVPSARAELKACQAAGLPAEWVDDADVPFPFHGAVRLAHQAQFDPMPLLDSLIVELDERGGRLVQGVRVQRASGADDGLTLHVRTAEGHEFDVSTKQCVLATGIPILDRGGFFARVKPSRSYCMAYQVPGDITRGMYLSTDSPTRSVRYAPTPDGDRLIVGGAGHPVGRKKSPSKSLQELDEWAKEHYPGAVRTHYWSAQDYTPADQLPYVGPILPGHESIFVATGFDKWGMTNGTAAALALASRILGGRMDWAQAFASWSPHELSGIPTAVYYNLEVGFDLAKGWVTPITRIANRTPRSGGVVSGPPWALEARCVVDGVEHRVSPVCTHLGGIVNWNDSDQAWECPLHGSRFAPDGTLLEGPATRDLSAAD; encoded by the coding sequence ATGACGTCACTGTGGCTGGCCGACCGCCCCGCGCAGGCCCTCCCACCCAATCCCCTCGACGAGTCGAACCGCACCGCGGATGTGGTGGTGGTCGGGGCCGGCATCACCGGTCTGATCACCGCCGTCCTGTTGGCGCGTGCCGGCCGCGACGTGATGGTGCTCGAGGCGTACCGCCCGGGGGCCGGCGCGACGGGGAACACCACCGCGAAGATCAGCCTGCTGCAGGGATCGAAGATGTCGAAGATCGTCGGCAGACACGGTAAGGGGGTCGCGCAGAGGTACGTCGAGGGCAACCTCGAAGGCCAGGAGTGGCTGATCCAGCACTGCGAGGCGCACGGCATCTCGGTGCAGCGCGAGGACGCCTTCACGTATGCGCAGTCCGCACGCGGCGTCCCGTCCGCGCGCGCGGAGCTCAAGGCCTGCCAGGCCGCCGGGCTGCCCGCCGAATGGGTCGACGACGCCGACGTGCCGTTTCCGTTTCACGGTGCGGTCCGGTTGGCGCATCAGGCGCAGTTCGATCCGATGCCGTTGCTGGACAGCCTCATCGTCGAACTCGACGAGCGTGGTGGCCGGTTGGTGCAGGGTGTACGGGTGCAGCGCGCCTCCGGGGCGGACGACGGGCTGACGCTCCACGTGCGTACGGCCGAGGGCCACGAATTCGACGTGAGCACCAAGCAGTGCGTGTTGGCAACGGGCATACCGATTCTCGACCGCGGTGGATTCTTCGCCCGGGTCAAACCCAGCCGGTCCTACTGCATGGCTTACCAGGTGCCCGGCGACATCACCCGGGGCATGTACCTCTCGACCGACTCGCCGACGCGTTCGGTGCGCTACGCCCCCACCCCCGACGGCGACCGGCTCATCGTCGGCGGCGCCGGGCATCCCGTCGGACGCAAGAAGAGTCCGTCGAAGTCGCTGCAGGAACTCGACGAGTGGGCCAAAGAGCACTACCCGGGTGCGGTGCGCACCCACTACTGGTCGGCGCAGGACTACACCCCGGCCGACCAACTCCCCTACGTCGGCCCCATCCTGCCAGGACACGAGTCGATCTTCGTCGCAACAGGTTTCGACAAATGGGGGATGACCAACGGCACCGCCGCGGCGCTTGCCCTGGCCAGCCGGATCCTGGGCGGACGGATGGACTGGGCCCAGGCGTTCGCCAGCTGGAGCCCGCACGAGCTGTCGGGGATCCCGACCGCGGTGTACTACAACCTCGAGGTCGGCTTCGACCTGGCCAAGGGCTGGGTCACCCCGATCACCCGGATCGCCAACCGCACACCGCGTTCAGGCGGTGTGGTCAGCGGTCCGCCGTGGGCGCTGGAGGCGCGCTGCGTGGTGGACGGTGTGGAGCATCGGGTGTCTCCGGTGTGCACGCACCTGGGCGGGATCGTCAACTGGAACGACTCCGACCAGGCGTGGGAATGCCCGTTGCACGGTTCGCGCTTCGCCCCGGACGGCACGCTGCTGGAGGGTCCGGCGACGCGCGATCTCAGTGCTGCTGACTGA
- a CDS encoding bifunctional phosphatase PAP2/diacylglycerol kinase family protein: MDLRIRRRGSGLRQIGKGLGSLDREVFEAVANSPSPLLDATMPRLTRAADHSKLWFALAAVLMAVGGPRTRRGATRGVLTLAVTSLVANQGAKRIWKRARPSYVLVPLARRGKRFPTSNSLPSGHSASAAAFAVGVGLESPPVGLAMSLLAGLVGLSRVATGAHYPGDVFAGFGLGAGMAVIGARVVPPTTPTKLPTAAPLRVPTPPRPDGAGVVLVINPASGGGNGARVVEDVREALPRAEIVELGEGDDLERVLREAAGRAEVLAVGGGDGTVASAAGIAKESGVPLAVFPGGTFNHFAKDIGCDSVAKTVEAIRTGSVACVDLVCLNQEHMVINTASIGAYPQFVQTREKLEHKIGKPLAGLYAMFHTLRRAEPVRIQYDNETLQTSLFFLGNSTYLPSGFAPAQRHRMDDGLLDVRILETGRRFSRVRILTALMLGRLTRSPLYHEMRVPEFTFTAVDGPTVLACDGEIGQEVQTASFSAQYRVLPVFRPLD; encoded by the coding sequence ATGGACCTGCGCATCCGACGCCGCGGTAGTGGCCTCCGACAGATCGGCAAGGGCCTCGGCAGCCTGGACCGCGAGGTGTTCGAAGCCGTCGCGAACTCACCGAGCCCACTCCTCGACGCCACGATGCCGCGGCTGACGAGGGCCGCCGACCATTCGAAACTGTGGTTCGCCCTCGCCGCGGTGCTCATGGCCGTCGGCGGACCGCGCACGCGGCGCGGCGCCACCCGCGGGGTGCTGACGCTCGCCGTGACGAGCCTGGTCGCCAACCAGGGCGCCAAGCGCATCTGGAAGCGGGCGCGCCCCAGTTACGTACTCGTGCCGCTGGCGCGGCGCGGCAAGCGCTTCCCGACGTCCAACTCCCTGCCGTCGGGCCACTCCGCCAGCGCCGCCGCGTTCGCGGTTGGCGTCGGATTGGAAAGTCCCCCAGTCGGTTTGGCCATGTCGCTGCTCGCCGGGCTGGTCGGGCTGTCCCGGGTGGCGACCGGCGCGCACTATCCCGGGGACGTCTTCGCCGGTTTCGGGCTCGGTGCGGGCATGGCGGTGATCGGCGCCCGGGTGGTGCCGCCGACGACCCCGACGAAGCTGCCGACGGCCGCACCGCTGCGGGTTCCCACACCGCCGCGGCCCGACGGCGCCGGCGTGGTGCTGGTGATCAACCCGGCATCCGGCGGCGGCAACGGCGCCCGCGTGGTCGAAGACGTGCGCGAAGCGCTGCCCCGCGCCGAGATCGTCGAACTCGGCGAGGGCGACGACCTCGAACGGGTGCTGCGCGAGGCTGCCGGCCGCGCCGAGGTGCTCGCCGTCGGCGGGGGCGACGGCACGGTGGCGTCGGCCGCGGGGATCGCCAAGGAGTCCGGAGTGCCGCTCGCGGTGTTCCCCGGCGGAACGTTCAACCACTTCGCCAAGGACATCGGCTGCGACTCGGTGGCCAAGACCGTCGAGGCGATCAGGACCGGCTCGGTGGCCTGCGTCGACCTGGTGTGCCTCAACCAGGAGCACATGGTCATCAACACCGCGAGCATCGGCGCCTACCCGCAGTTCGTGCAGACCAGGGAGAAGCTGGAGCACAAGATCGGCAAACCGCTGGCCGGGCTGTACGCCATGTTCCACACGCTGCGCCGGGCAGAACCGGTGCGCATCCAGTACGACAACGAGACACTGCAGACGTCGCTGTTCTTCCTGGGCAACTCGACCTATCTGCCGTCGGGTTTCGCGCCCGCCCAGCGGCACCGCATGGACGACGGGCTGCTCGACGTCCGGATCCTGGAGACCGGACGGCGGTTCAGCCGGGTGCGCATCCTCACCGCGCTGATGCTCGGCCGGTTGACGCGCAGCCCCCTCTACCACGAGATGCGCGTGCCCGAGTTCACGTTCACCGCCGTCGACGGGCCGACGGTACTGGCGTGCGACGGGGAGATCGGCCAGGAGGTCCAGACGGCGAGTTTCAGCGCGCAGTACCGAGTGCTGCCGGTGTTCCGGCCACTCGACTGA
- a CDS encoding DUF3159 domain-containing protein: MKLIDGYVRSPLAGLAPWILMAVVNGPGRFEEAASAALGLSLLTLWVGKRRGVPVHLLEAFTVGYFGVLAALGLVASDSTIEWLQLWAGEVSNIALALFAVITLAIRRPFTLAYAKDTTPQEYWDTPIFLRINYVISAVWAGAFLFSALLGAYADAVLRDNDNFWTAWILPIGAIIFAVSFTEFYPDRATGEHGATWARAFDWLPPFIVVTGIVGWVSDALPDVPAIALIVVGALGSATMRRFFPDDVEKVSQQH; the protein is encoded by the coding sequence ATGAAATTGATCGACGGTTACGTCAGATCGCCGTTGGCAGGCCTCGCGCCATGGATCCTCATGGCGGTCGTCAACGGTCCTGGCCGCTTCGAGGAAGCGGCGTCGGCGGCTCTGGGCCTGTCGCTGCTGACCCTCTGGGTCGGCAAGCGCCGGGGCGTCCCCGTGCACCTGCTCGAGGCGTTCACCGTGGGCTACTTCGGCGTATTGGCCGCGCTGGGACTGGTGGCCTCCGACTCGACCATCGAGTGGCTGCAGTTGTGGGCCGGTGAAGTCAGCAACATCGCGCTGGCCTTGTTCGCGGTCATCACCCTCGCCATCCGTCGGCCGTTCACTCTCGCCTATGCCAAAGACACCACGCCGCAGGAGTATTGGGACACACCGATTTTCCTGCGGATCAACTATGTGATCTCCGCGGTCTGGGCCGGAGCGTTCCTGTTCTCAGCGCTGCTCGGCGCGTACGCCGATGCGGTGCTGCGCGACAACGACAACTTCTGGACGGCGTGGATCCTGCCGATCGGGGCGATCATCTTCGCCGTGTCGTTCACCGAGTTCTACCCCGACCGCGCGACGGGCGAGCACGGTGCGACATGGGCGCGGGCATTCGACTGGCTGCCACCGTTCATCGTGGTCACCGGAATCGTGGGCTGGGTTTCGGACGCGCTCCCTGACGTGCCTGCCATCGCGCTGATCGTCGTCGGAGCGCTGGGTTCAGCGACGATGCGGCGATTCTTCCCGGACGACGTCGAGAAAGTCAGTCAGCAGCACTGA
- a CDS encoding nuclear transport factor 2 family protein, with product MGDIDEIKRVKYRYLRALDTKNWAEFAETLTEDVVGDYGESLGEDHRFTDRDALVSFMRTSLGPEVITEHRVDHPEIELDGDEATGTWYLQDRVIAPDFNFMLIGAAFYRDRYRRTPDGWKISATGYDRTYDASMSLDNLNFKLKRGRALNL from the coding sequence ATGGGTGACATCGACGAGATCAAACGCGTCAAATACCGGTATCTGCGCGCGCTCGACACCAAGAACTGGGCGGAATTCGCCGAGACGCTGACCGAGGACGTCGTCGGTGACTACGGCGAGTCACTCGGCGAGGACCACCGGTTCACCGACCGCGACGCGCTGGTCTCGTTCATGCGCACCTCGCTCGGGCCGGAGGTCATCACTGAACACCGCGTCGACCACCCCGAGATCGAGCTGGATGGCGACGAGGCGACGGGCACCTGGTACCTGCAGGACCGGGTGATCGCGCCGGACTTCAACTTCATGCTGATCGGCGCGGCGTTCTACCGCGACCGGTACCGCCGTACGCCGGACGGGTGGAAGATCTCAGCGACCGGCTACGACCGCACCTACGACGCGAGCATGTCGTTGGACAACCTGAACTTCAAACTCAAACGCGGCCGCGCGCTGAATCTCTGA
- a CDS encoding helix-turn-helix domain-containing protein — protein MLDVEVISDPAVAMVALDPVRSRLLSELAEPASAAALAARVGITRQKVNYHLRALEQHRLVTAAGERKWGGLTERLLVATSASYVVSPGALGAAGADPGRAHDRLSASYLIAMAARAVREVGDLWREARAKDRRLATLSIDTVIRFRSAADRADFTRELSNAVTALAARYHDDTAPDGRSHRLLLAAYPLPKTVTREGH, from the coding sequence GTGCTCGACGTGGAAGTGATCTCCGACCCCGCCGTCGCGATGGTGGCGCTCGATCCGGTGCGCAGTCGCCTGCTCTCGGAACTGGCGGAACCGGCCTCGGCGGCTGCGTTGGCGGCTCGCGTCGGCATCACCCGGCAGAAAGTCAACTACCACCTGCGGGCGCTCGAACAGCACCGCCTCGTGACGGCCGCAGGGGAACGAAAGTGGGGCGGGCTCACCGAACGCCTCCTCGTCGCGACGTCCGCGTCGTATGTGGTGTCACCCGGTGCGCTCGGCGCGGCGGGCGCCGATCCCGGACGCGCCCATGACCGGCTCTCCGCCAGCTATCTGATCGCGATGGCCGCGCGCGCGGTGCGGGAGGTCGGCGACCTGTGGCGGGAGGCGCGCGCCAAGGACCGGCGGTTGGCGACACTGTCGATCGACACCGTCATCCGATTCCGCAGCGCAGCCGACCGCGCCGACTTCACGCGCGAACTATCGAATGCCGTCACGGCGCTGGCGGCGCGCTACCACGACGACACCGCCCCCGACGGCCGCTCGCACCGGCTGCTGCTGGCCGCGTACCCGCTGCCGAAAACCGTTACGAGAGAGGGCCACTGA
- a CDS encoding Hsp70 family protein — MSDPLGLSIGTTNLVAARVGDEPVTRRSTLSLFSDRTPQVGLPDEPSGVTLSGFVERVGDPVPLVAADGTSYRAEALLVEALDAMTEATGGGPIGDIAIAVPAHWSTSTVWTLRNALRTNPVFTRNGVPARLVSDAVASLTALRANPGLPDDGVVAVLDFGGSGTSITLADAAAGFPPIDETTRFTEFSGDLIDQALLTHVLAGIAQADDADPAGTAAVASLTRLRGQCRDAKERLSAATAADVMAELPGYRSTVRITRVELEELLQRPLAGVLAALDAALERTRVGWAGVSAVVTIGGGASIPLITQQLSAHTRVPVVTTRQPALDAAVGAALFAAYSAAAEAPTGMAAAAPVTAMIDDAPGSATFGALAWSQDDTSSAEPVPYAGDDAYHPYGPYPSEATGARPEVQYLPADEPMEERRGWHLPQLAFAAAAVVAAIAVGGVAYALTGTSTDSTPVTQFETTRLPAGAPLPPPSTEPPPPVVTVTTAPPAPPPPSTVAPAPPPPPETTRPVTTTTTPPTTTTTTTTTTTTTTTTTTTTTTTTTPPTTTTPPTTTQPTTTQPTTTQPTTTQPPLTTTYVTVPFVPIPIPIQVPNN; from the coding sequence ATGAGCGACCCGTTGGGACTGTCGATCGGGACGACCAACCTGGTTGCGGCCCGCGTCGGCGACGAACCTGTGACACGGCGTTCGACGCTGAGCCTGTTCAGTGATCGCACGCCGCAGGTCGGGCTGCCCGACGAGCCGTCGGGCGTGACGCTGAGCGGCTTCGTCGAGCGAGTGGGCGACCCGGTGCCCCTGGTCGCCGCGGACGGCACGTCCTACCGCGCCGAGGCGCTGCTCGTGGAGGCACTCGACGCGATGACCGAGGCCACGGGCGGAGGTCCCATAGGCGACATCGCGATCGCGGTGCCCGCGCACTGGAGCACCTCGACGGTGTGGACGCTGCGCAACGCCCTGCGCACGAATCCGGTGTTCACCCGCAACGGCGTGCCCGCTCGTCTGGTCTCCGATGCGGTGGCCTCGCTGACCGCCCTGCGCGCCAACCCGGGACTGCCCGACGACGGCGTGGTCGCCGTGCTCGACTTCGGGGGCAGCGGGACCAGCATCACGCTCGCCGACGCCGCGGCCGGTTTCCCGCCCATCGACGAGACGACGCGATTCACCGAATTCTCCGGCGACCTGATCGATCAGGCGCTGCTCACCCACGTGCTGGCCGGCATCGCCCAGGCCGATGACGCCGATCCGGCCGGGACCGCGGCGGTCGCGTCGCTGACCCGGCTGCGAGGGCAGTGCCGCGACGCCAAGGAACGGCTGTCCGCCGCCACCGCCGCCGATGTCATGGCCGAACTCCCCGGTTACCGGTCCACGGTGCGGATCACCCGCGTCGAACTCGAGGAGCTGCTGCAGCGGCCGCTGGCCGGAGTGCTGGCGGCACTGGACGCCGCACTGGAGCGGACCCGTGTGGGCTGGGCCGGCGTGTCGGCGGTCGTGACGATCGGCGGGGGCGCGAGCATCCCGCTGATCACCCAGCAACTCTCCGCGCACACCCGGGTCCCCGTCGTCACCACCCGGCAGCCGGCGCTGGACGCCGCGGTCGGGGCCGCACTGTTCGCCGCCTACAGCGCCGCGGCGGAGGCGCCGACGGGGATGGCTGCCGCGGCGCCGGTCACCGCGATGATCGACGATGCCCCAGGCTCGGCGACCTTCGGCGCGCTCGCTTGGTCGCAGGACGACACGTCGTCGGCCGAACCGGTGCCCTATGCCGGCGACGACGCCTACCACCCGTACGGCCCGTATCCGTCCGAGGCCACCGGCGCCCGGCCCGAGGTGCAGTACCTGCCGGCCGACGAGCCGATGGAGGAGCGGCGCGGTTGGCATCTCCCGCAGCTGGCCTTCGCCGCGGCGGCAGTGGTGGCCGCGATCGCCGTCGGCGGCGTGGCCTACGCGTTGACCGGAACGTCGACCGACAGCACGCCCGTCACTCAGTTCGAGACCACCCGTTTGCCGGCCGGCGCACCGCTGCCTCCGCCGAGCACCGAGCCGCCGCCACCGGTCGTCACGGTCACCACGGCGCCCCCCGCGCCGCCACCGCCGTCGACCGTCGCACCGGCGCCGCCCCCGCCGCCCGAGACCACACGGCCGGTGACCACCACGACGACGCCGCCGACCACCACGACGACCACGACGACCACGACGACAACAACGACCACGACGACCACCACCACGACCACGACGACCACTCCGCCGACGACGACGACGCCGCCGACCACCACCCAGCCGACCACCACCCAGCCGACCACGACGCAACCCACGACGACCCAGCCACCGCTGACCACGACCTACGTGACCGTGCCGTTCGTCCCTATTCCGATTCCCATTCAGGTGCCCAACAACTGA
- a CDS encoding phosphatase PAP2 family protein, with protein MPNRKWLIGSAVLAAAVFALMWIGYTQRWSWVTAMDSAALEACYRFGAAHPGWVRAWDVYCTVLGPTVLRLVGVVVIVVALVRRHVRTAVFLVLTVELCGLVLVLAKAFADRPRPSTALVDALSSSFPSGHAMGLMVCVPAYLVVLLPMVRPAARGWAIAVGVVVILTIGAGRVVLNVHHPSDVVAGWALGYAYFVGCLLLYPPRVSRVAGTPAALGTAR; from the coding sequence ATGCCCAACCGCAAGTGGCTCATCGGTTCGGCGGTGCTCGCCGCGGCGGTGTTCGCGCTCATGTGGATCGGCTACACGCAACGCTGGAGCTGGGTGACGGCCATGGACAGCGCCGCACTGGAGGCCTGCTACCGCTTCGGCGCCGCCCACCCCGGCTGGGTGCGGGCCTGGGACGTCTACTGCACGGTGCTGGGGCCGACGGTGTTGCGGCTCGTCGGCGTCGTCGTCATCGTCGTCGCACTTGTCAGGCGCCATGTGCGTACCGCGGTGTTCCTGGTGCTGACCGTCGAGTTGTGCGGGCTGGTGCTGGTGCTCGCGAAGGCGTTCGCCGACCGGCCACGGCCGAGCACCGCCCTGGTGGACGCACTGTCGTCGTCGTTTCCGTCCGGTCACGCCATGGGCCTGATGGTCTGTGTGCCTGCGTATCTCGTCGTGCTGCTGCCGATGGTGCGCCCCGCGGCGCGCGGCTGGGCGATCGCGGTGGGAGTGGTGGTCATCCTGACGATCGGCGCGGGCCGCGTCGTGCTCAACGTCCACCACCCATCCGACGTGGTGGCGGGCTGGGCGCTGGGTTACGCCTACTTCGTCGGGTGTCTGCTGCTGTACCCGCCGCGCGTCAGTCGAGTGGCCGGAACACCGGCAGCACTCGGTACTGCGCGCTGA
- a CDS encoding L,D-transpeptidase family protein, giving the protein MRRLSTLLCTAALVIAAGAPSARAAAPWFASSVGGATQVISVVGVGGSSAKMDVYQRAGAGWQPIGVGIPAFIGAKGMAPQTHDGEMKTPMGVFTLDFAFGTEPNPGGGLPYVQVGPDHWWDGDMTSPTYNTMQVCKKEQCRFNTSLSAGTENLDIPQYRHAVVMGVNKARVPGNGGAFFVHSTDGGPTAGCVAIDDGTLVGIMRWLRPGALIAIAK; this is encoded by the coding sequence ATGCGTCGACTGTCGACCCTGCTGTGCACGGCCGCGCTGGTCATCGCGGCCGGCGCGCCGTCAGCACGCGCCGCCGCCCCGTGGTTCGCATCCTCCGTCGGAGGCGCCACCCAGGTGATCTCCGTTGTCGGCGTTGGCGGTTCGTCGGCGAAGATGGACGTCTATCAGCGCGCCGGGGCGGGGTGGCAGCCGATCGGCGTCGGCATCCCCGCGTTCATCGGCGCGAAGGGGATGGCGCCGCAGACCCACGACGGGGAGATGAAGACTCCGATGGGGGTGTTCACCCTCGACTTCGCCTTCGGTACCGAACCCAACCCGGGCGGCGGTCTGCCCTACGTGCAGGTAGGGCCCGACCACTGGTGGGACGGCGATATGACGAGCCCCACCTACAACACCATGCAGGTGTGCAAGAAGGAGCAGTGCCGCTTCAACACGTCACTGAGCGCCGGCACCGAGAACCTCGACATTCCGCAGTACCGGCACGCGGTGGTGATGGGGGTGAACAAGGCCCGCGTCCCGGGCAACGGCGGCGCGTTCTTCGTGCACTCCACCGACGGCGGCCCGACCGCCGGATGCGTGGCCATCGACGACGGCACGCTCGTCGGGATCATGCGGTGGCTGCGACCGGGTGCGCTGATCGCGATCGCGAAGTGA
- a CDS encoding fatty acid desaturase family protein gives MAITDVAQYAHLNKTDIEMLGAELDAIRADIEESLGARDAAYIRRTIAFQRILEVGARLLIGGSRSKAGWITGTAALAFAKSVENMEIGHNVGHGQWDWMNDPEIHSNTWEWDMAGLSSQWRYSHNYEHHVFTNVIDMDHDLGFGVMRMTSDQPWEPRHRMQPLRNLLLAVGFEWGIALHGVHAAQNRVQSAEEKKAQSRAVLRKIGRQMGKDYGVFPALSRSRWRRTLGANFTANVLRNLWAYVVIFCGHFPDGAEKFAAEVVEEENKAEWYLRQMLGTANFDAGPLMAFASGHLCYQVEHHLFPDLPSNRLPQVALRVRALCEKFDLPYTTGSLQSQYLQTLRTIHRLALPDGDDSHRQRRVSASHKR, from the coding sequence ATGGCCATCACTGACGTCGCGCAGTATGCGCATCTGAACAAGACCGATATCGAAATGCTCGGCGCCGAACTCGACGCGATCCGTGCCGATATCGAAGAATCCCTCGGCGCCCGCGACGCCGCCTATATCCGCCGCACCATCGCGTTCCAACGAATTCTCGAAGTGGGTGCGCGGTTGCTCATCGGCGGCAGCCGCTCCAAGGCAGGCTGGATCACCGGGACCGCGGCGCTGGCCTTCGCAAAGAGCGTAGAGAACATGGAGATCGGCCACAACGTCGGGCACGGCCAGTGGGATTGGATGAACGATCCCGAAATCCACTCGAACACCTGGGAGTGGGATATGGCCGGGTTGTCGTCGCAGTGGCGGTATTCGCACAACTACGAGCACCACGTGTTCACGAACGTCATCGACATGGATCACGACTTGGGCTTCGGTGTGATGCGAATGACGAGCGATCAGCCCTGGGAACCGCGTCACCGGATGCAGCCGCTGCGCAATCTCCTCTTGGCGGTCGGCTTCGAATGGGGCATCGCCCTGCACGGCGTGCACGCGGCCCAGAACCGTGTGCAATCCGCCGAGGAGAAGAAGGCACAGTCACGCGCGGTCCTGAGGAAGATCGGCCGCCAGATGGGCAAGGACTACGGGGTGTTCCCGGCGCTGAGCCGGTCACGGTGGCGCAGGACGCTGGGCGCGAACTTCACCGCCAACGTCCTGCGCAATCTGTGGGCCTACGTGGTGATCTTCTGCGGCCACTTCCCGGACGGTGCGGAGAAGTTCGCCGCCGAGGTCGTCGAGGAGGAGAACAAGGCCGAATGGTATCTGCGCCAGATGCTCGGCACCGCGAACTTCGACGCCGGGCCGCTGATGGCCTTCGCCAGCGGACACCTGTGCTATCAGGTCGAACATCACCTGTTCCCCGACCTACCGAGCAACCGTCTTCCCCAGGTCGCTCTGCGCGTGCGGGCGTTGTGCGAGAAGTTCGATCTGCCCTACACCACGGGATCCCTGCAGAGCCAGTACCTCCAGACGCTGCGCACCATCCATCGACTCGCACTGCCCGACGGTGATGACAGTCACCGCCAGCGCCGGGTTTCCGCCTCGCACAAGCGGTGA